CCTCGGTCCGAGGGGATTGATGCCGAACCCTAAGCTCGGGACGGTTACGTTTGATGTTGGGAAGGCGGTGAAGGAGATAAAGGCGGGGAAGGTCGAATATAAGGCTGAAAAGGGAGGGATCGTGCATGTCCCGATAGGAAAGGTTTCATTCAATGTGCCCTCTCTTTTCGAAAACGCAAAGGTCGTTATCGATTCGATCCTAAAGGCGAAGCCGGGAACGAGCAAGGGGAAATACCTGAAAAAGGTCACCCTGTCCTCGACCATGGGCCCAGGGATCAGGATCGATATCGGCAGGCTTACCGCAAAATAAAACGGTTGTCTTTAACGCGCGGACATTGTCCGCTCTATATAGTGTCAGATTGTCGGAGACAGTAGGTGGTCGGCGTAAATATCTCTCGCCTCAGGCGGAGAGATTGCCTACCGAGACAATGCGTGTCGGCATCTAAGGATAGTCATTCATGTGGCATATCCGGTCTCGATGACGAGGTCTCTGGGAAAGGAGGATGCTCTGAATAAGGAAGAAAAAGGAACGGCGATAGCGGAACTCAAGGGAAAGTTCTCAGAGGCAAAGGCGGTAATTTTCACAGATTATAAGGGCATGACCGTTGCCGAGTTGTCGGAGTTGCGACGGCTGCTCCGCAGCGGTGGTCTCGACTACCGGGTTGTAAAGAACACCTTGGCCCGTATAGCCTCGCAGGATACTCCCGTAGCCGTAGCAAAGGATGCGTTCAAGGGCCCGGTGGCGCTTGCCGTGGGCTATGACGATCCGGTAACGGCGGCGAAGAAGATTATCGAGTTTTCGAAGAAGAACGAAAAGCTCAAGCTGAAGGGCGGCGTGATCGAGGGGAAGTTTCTCGGAGCCCAAGAGGTGAGGGCTGTGGCGGATCTGCCGCCACGGGAAGTGCTCCTGTCAATGTTGGCGGGCGCGTTGCAGGCACCCATGAGCAAACTGGCGCGCGCGCTTTCCGCAACAGTGAGCAATCTCGGGTATGCGATGCATTCATTAAAAACAAAAAAAGAGAGCGGTCAATAAGTCCCTTCGGGAAAAGGGGATTATTCGCCCATTACTCAACAATAAGGAGGATCACAGATAATGGCGGTTACAAAGGAACAGGTTTTTGAGTTTATCGATTCCATGACGATACTCGACATGTCGCAGTTTATCAAAGAGTTTGAAGAGAGATACGGTGTTACCGCTGCAGCACCCATGGCTGTTGCCGCTGCTCCCGGCGCGGCTGCCGGCGCGGCTGCGCCTGCCGCTGAAGAGAAGACGAGTTTCGATGTCATCCTGGCGTCTGCCGGTGAGAAGAAGATCCAGGTTATCAAGGTCGTGAGGGAACTTACGGGGCTCG
This Thermodesulfovibrionales bacterium DNA region includes the following protein-coding sequences:
- the rplJ gene encoding 50S ribosomal protein L10; the protein is MAYPVSMTRSLGKEDALNKEEKGTAIAELKGKFSEAKAVIFTDYKGMTVAELSELRRLLRSGGLDYRVVKNTLARIASQDTPVAVAKDAFKGPVALAVGYDDPVTAAKKIIEFSKKNEKLKLKGGVIEGKFLGAQEVRAVADLPPREVLLSMLAGALQAPMSKLARALSATVSNLGYAMHSLKTKKESGQ
- the rplL gene encoding 50S ribosomal protein L7/L12; this encodes MAVTKEQVFEFIDSMTILDMSQFIKEFEERYGVTAAAPMAVAAAPGAAAGAAAPAAEEKTSFDVILASAGEKKIQVIKVVRELTGLGLKEAKDLVDGAPKPVKTGVTKEEADSIKAKLEEQGAKIEIK